A window of Pseudomonas monteilii contains these coding sequences:
- a CDS encoding 3-oxoacyl-ACP reductase: MTVEKVAIITAGGSGMGAAAAQRLAADGFKVGILSSSGKGEALAKRLDGVGVTGSNQSVDDLQRLVDAVMARWGRVDVLVNSAGHGPRAPILELSDADWHTGLDTYLLNVVRPTRLVAPIMQAQGGGAIINISSAWTFEPNALFPTSGVFRAGLAAFTKLFADAYAADNVRINNVLPGWIDSLPATEERRASVPLQRYGRSEEVAATIAFLASEGAAYITGQNLRVDGGVTKSV; this comes from the coding sequence ATGACAGTCGAAAAGGTAGCAATCATCACGGCCGGTGGCAGCGGCATGGGCGCGGCGGCAGCGCAACGGCTGGCCGCCGACGGTTTCAAGGTCGGCATCCTGTCGTCATCGGGCAAGGGCGAGGCCCTGGCCAAGCGCTTGGACGGCGTCGGTGTCACCGGCAGCAACCAGTCCGTGGACGATCTTCAACGGCTGGTGGACGCGGTCATGGCGCGCTGGGGGCGGGTGGACGTGCTGGTCAACAGCGCCGGCCACGGGCCACGGGCACCGATCCTCGAACTCAGCGACGCCGATTGGCACACCGGCCTGGACACCTACCTGCTCAACGTCGTCCGTCCGACCCGCCTGGTAGCACCGATCATGCAAGCGCAGGGCGGCGGCGCGATCATCAACATCTCCAGCGCCTGGACCTTCGAGCCGAACGCGCTGTTTCCTACCTCGGGCGTCTTCCGCGCAGGGCTGGCGGCCTTCACCAAGCTGTTCGCCGATGCCTATGCCGCTGACAACGTGCGCATCAACAACGTCCTGCCCGGCTGGATCGACAGCCTGCCCGCCACCGAGGAGCGTCGGGCCAGCGTGCCATTGCAGCGCTATGGGCGCAGCGAAGAAGTGGCCGCGACCATCGCGTTTCTGGCCAGTGAAGGCGCGGCGTACATCACCGGGCAGAACCTCAGGGTCGATGGCGGGGTGACCAAGAGCGTGTGA